In Rhodamnia argentea isolate NSW1041297 chromosome 11, ASM2092103v1, whole genome shotgun sequence, one genomic interval encodes:
- the LOC115726457 gene encoding CASP-like protein 1F2, translating to MVPETAKEQNSFPEKFLAVSSKSRKRFLIAQASLRVSAFVSALIALSVMLTSNETIVLFGIKFRAYYSYASAFRFLLGADAVVCGFSLLSLILLRLVSRSGSNPRNCFFLFLHDLAMTVLMISACAAGTAIGYVGRYGEEKMGWVALCNRVTKFCNQVLVSVVFSYLAFFCYLAITIISASKLPSHPLE from the exons ATGGTGCCCGAGACAGCGAAAGAGCAAAACTCCTTCCCCGAGAAATTCCTGGCCGTCTCCAGCAAGTCCCGCAAGAGGTTCCTGATCGCGCAAGCCTCGCTCAGGGTCTCGGCCTTCGTCTCGGCGCTGATCGCGCTCTCGGTGATGCTCACGAGCAACGAGACCATCGTCTTGTTCGGCATCAAGTTCCGAGCTTACTACAGCTACGCTTCCGCTTTCAG GTTTTTGCTGGGTGCGGATGCAGTAGTGTGTGGCTTCTCATTGCTGTCGCTGATTCTGCTTCGCCTCGTCAGTCGCTCAGGATCGAATCCCAGGAATTGCTTCTTCCTGTTCTTGCACGATTTG GCAATGACGGTGCTGATGATATCTGCATGTGCGGCGGGGACCGCTATCGGATACGTGGGTCGTTACGGGGAGGAGAAAATGGGTTGGGTTGCCCTTTGCAACAGAGTGACCAAGTTCTGCAACCAAGTGTTGGTCTCGGTTGTTTTCTCCTATTTGGCCTTCTTCTGCTACCTGGCTATTACCATCATATCCGCCAGCAAGCTCCCGTCTCATCCCCTTGAGTGA